Proteins encoded in a region of the Streptomyces sp. NBC_01298 genome:
- the ccsB gene encoding c-type cytochrome biogenesis protein CcsB → MQLAAAANENLAHLSNNLIYASMAVYTLAFFAHIAEWIFGSRSKVARTAAALTQTGAAAKAAAKAAAPAVQVRGKGSGTAVLDKPKVVTRSAAGTRDVPDGPGAAGGTVQGDLYGRIAVSLTTLGFLLAAGGVGARALSVERAPWGNMYEFSITFSTVAVGAYLLLLVLKKNVRWLGLFLVTTVLLDLGIATTVLYTDSDQLVPALKSYWLLIHVSTAIICGAVFYIGAAGAVMYLFRDSYEAKLERGGKPGRFATSVMERFPSAASLDKFSYRINAAVFPLWTFTIIAGAIWAGDAWGRYWGWDPKEVWSFVTWVAYACYLHARATAGWKGRKAAYLALFAFACWIWNYYGVNILLSGKHSYAGV, encoded by the coding sequence ATGCAGCTCGCGGCCGCAGCCAACGAGAACCTGGCTCACCTCAGCAACAACCTGATCTACGCGTCCATGGCGGTCTACACCCTCGCCTTCTTCGCCCACATCGCCGAGTGGATCTTCGGCAGCCGCAGCAAGGTGGCCCGTACGGCCGCCGCGCTCACCCAGACCGGGGCCGCGGCCAAGGCCGCGGCCAAGGCCGCCGCCCCCGCCGTGCAGGTGCGGGGCAAGGGCAGCGGCACCGCCGTCCTCGACAAGCCCAAGGTGGTCACGCGCAGCGCCGCCGGCACCCGTGACGTCCCGGACGGCCCCGGCGCGGCCGGCGGCACCGTCCAGGGCGACCTGTACGGGCGCATCGCGGTCTCGCTGACCACCCTCGGGTTCCTCCTCGCGGCGGGCGGGGTCGGCGCCCGCGCGCTGTCGGTGGAGCGGGCCCCCTGGGGCAACATGTACGAGTTCTCGATCACCTTCTCCACGGTGGCCGTCGGCGCGTACCTGCTGCTCCTGGTGCTGAAGAAGAACGTCCGCTGGCTCGGCCTGTTCCTGGTCACCACGGTCCTGCTCGACCTGGGCATCGCCACCACGGTGCTCTACACCGACAGCGACCAGCTGGTCCCCGCCCTGAAGTCGTACTGGCTGCTGATCCACGTCTCCACCGCGATCATCTGCGGTGCGGTCTTCTACATCGGCGCGGCCGGCGCGGTCATGTACCTCTTCCGCGACTCCTACGAGGCCAAGCTCGAGCGGGGCGGCAAGCCGGGCAGGTTCGCCACCTCGGTCATGGAGCGCTTCCCGTCGGCGGCCTCGCTCGACAAGTTCTCGTACCGCATCAACGCGGCGGTCTTCCCGCTGTGGACCTTCACGATCATCGCGGGCGCGATCTGGGCCGGCGACGCGTGGGGCCGCTACTGGGGCTGGGACCCCAAGGAGGTCTGGTCCTTCGTGACCTGGGTGGCGTACGCCTGCTACCTGCACGCCCGCGCCACGGCCGGCTGGAAGGGCCGCAAGGCCGCGTACCTCGCGCTCTTCGCGTTCGCCTGCTGGATCTGGAACTACTACGGCGTGAACATCCTGCTGAGCGGAAAGCACTCGTACGCGGGAGTCTGA
- a CDS encoding cytochrome c biogenesis CcdA family protein yields the protein MNTTVLNGALLLALPIALLAGLVSFFSPCVLPLVPGYLSYVTGVGGADLAEARRGRMLGGASLFVLGFTSVFVSTGALFGYFGQTLDANKEVISRVLGGLVILLGLFFMGAIPGLTMREFRFHKRPAVGLIGAPVLGVLFGLGWTPCMGPTLAAVGTLSIDQATAGRGALLTTVFCLGLGLPFIATALAFRKALGAFGWVKKHYAWVMRIGGGMLILTGLLLVTGMWSSIVSEMQSWTNGFTVGI from the coding sequence GTGAACACGACCGTCCTCAACGGCGCCCTGCTGCTCGCCCTGCCGATCGCCCTGCTCGCCGGGCTGGTCTCCTTCTTCTCGCCCTGCGTCCTCCCCCTGGTCCCCGGCTACCTGTCCTACGTGACCGGCGTCGGCGGAGCCGACCTCGCCGAGGCCCGGCGCGGCCGGATGCTGGGCGGCGCGAGCCTGTTCGTCCTCGGCTTCACCTCCGTGTTCGTCTCGACCGGCGCGCTGTTCGGCTACTTCGGGCAGACCCTCGACGCGAACAAGGAAGTCATCTCCCGGGTGCTGGGCGGCCTGGTGATCCTGCTCGGCCTGTTCTTCATGGGCGCCATCCCCGGCCTGACGATGCGCGAGTTCCGCTTCCACAAGAGGCCGGCGGTCGGGCTGATCGGCGCGCCCGTGCTCGGAGTGCTCTTCGGCCTCGGCTGGACCCCCTGCATGGGCCCGACCCTCGCGGCCGTCGGCACGCTCTCCATCGACCAGGCCACGGCCGGCCGGGGCGCCCTGCTGACCACCGTGTTCTGCCTGGGACTGGGCCTGCCGTTCATCGCCACCGCGCTCGCCTTCCGCAAGGCGCTCGGCGCGTTCGGCTGGGTGAAGAAGCACTACGCGTGGGTGATGCGGATCGGCGGCGGCATGCTGATCCTGACCGGTCTGCTGCTCGTCACAGGAATGTGGAGCAGCATCGTCAGCGAAATGCAGAGCTGGACCAACGGCTTCACGGTGGGGATCTGA
- a CDS encoding MarR family winged helix-turn-helix transcriptional regulator: protein MTTHQSDDGIELAFLLGLGFQLLLGEFTRRLDEAGYADGLRPLHGMAFQALGPAGATATELAERLGVTKQAAGQLVDDLERRGYLRRTPHPEGGRRKLVVLTEAATAHLGAAGRVLHELEAELGRGSVDLGALRTELGRLVRTLNGDGPLPPLRPSW from the coding sequence GTGACCACCCACCAGAGCGACGACGGCATCGAGCTGGCCTTCCTCCTCGGCCTCGGCTTCCAGCTCCTCCTCGGCGAGTTCACCCGCCGCCTCGACGAGGCCGGGTACGCCGACGGCCTGCGCCCCCTGCACGGCATGGCCTTCCAGGCCCTGGGGCCCGCCGGCGCCACCGCGACCGAGCTCGCCGAGCGGCTCGGGGTGACCAAACAGGCCGCCGGACAGCTCGTCGACGACCTGGAGCGGCGCGGCTACCTGCGCCGCACCCCGCACCCCGAGGGCGGCCGCCGCAAGCTGGTGGTCCTGACCGAGGCCGCCACCGCCCACCTGGGAGCCGCCGGCCGCGTCCTGCACGAGCTGGAGGCCGAGCTCGGCCGCGGCAGCGTCGACCTCGGCGCCCTGCGCACCGAACTGGGCCGCCTCGTCCGCACCCTGAACGGGGACGGCCCCCTCCCGCCGCTGCGCCCCTCCTGGTGA
- a CDS encoding TlpA family protein disulfide reductase — MSLSRAPRRSRSTSGRATLLTAVTLAGALTLTACGDADGGSKSSGSAGGNYVVGSTGIATVAKADRTDAPKLDGETVDGKTLDTTTLKGKVVVLNVWGSWCPPCRAEAPYFAKVAKELEAAGQPVAFVGINTRDNTKQAATSFEETYGITYPSLFDPNGKLMLRFPKGTLNPNAIPSTLILDKDGKIAARTLAAVNEAKLRSMIDPLLAEK, encoded by the coding sequence ATGAGCCTTAGCCGCGCCCCCCGCCGCAGCCGCTCGACCAGCGGCCGCGCCACCCTGCTGACCGCGGTGACCCTCGCCGGCGCACTCACCCTCACGGCGTGCGGCGATGCGGACGGCGGCAGCAAATCCTCCGGGTCCGCCGGAGGCAACTACGTGGTGGGCTCCACCGGCATCGCCACCGTCGCCAAGGCCGACCGCACCGACGCCCCCAAGCTCGACGGGGAGACGGTCGACGGCAAGACGCTCGACACCACCACCCTCAAGGGCAAGGTCGTCGTCCTCAACGTCTGGGGCTCCTGGTGCCCGCCGTGCCGGGCCGAGGCCCCGTACTTCGCGAAGGTCGCCAAGGAGCTGGAGGCGGCCGGACAGCCCGTCGCCTTCGTCGGCATCAACACCCGCGACAACACCAAGCAGGCCGCGACCTCCTTCGAAGAGACCTACGGGATCACCTACCCGAGCCTCTTCGACCCGAACGGCAAGCTGATGCTCCGCTTCCCCAAGGGCACGCTCAACCCGAACGCCATCCCCTCCACCCTCATCCTCGACAAGGACGGGAAGATCGCCGCCCGCACCCTGGCCGCGGTCAACGAGGCGAAGCTGCGCTCGATGATCGACCCGCTCCTCGCGGAGAAGTGA
- the resB gene encoding cytochrome c biogenesis protein ResB: MTATDKASPEAPHDSAATEAAAEAAAEAEASTEAAAEAEASTEAAAGAQLSTAPLEDAPGGPVGIGVLGWARWFWRQLTSMRVALILLFLLSLASIPGSLIPQNQVDLMKVAGWKKEHPSWVTVAEKLQLFDVYSSVWFSAIYLLLFISLIGCILPRSWQFVGQLTGRPPAAPKRLDRMPAYTTWRTDSSPDEVLASARGLLGRRRFRTEAGAGSGRGQGSGSVSAEKGYLREAGNLMFHVALIVMLIAFAWGQYFKSEGGKLVLRGKGFSNTLTQYDDFKSGGLFDPDDLPPFSFTLDKFDATFERTGPQTGTPRDFKAYVTFSDGAHGKPEKREIQVNKPLAVDGSKVYLLGHGFAPVISVTDPTGKVIYKDAVPMLPQDGNLTSSGAVKVTDGYKNKDGKSEQLGFQTWFIPTYAGQGKGTMLSQFPELDNPAMTLNAYHGSLGVDSGLPQNVYQLDTAKMEMFKDEKGELFKKLLKPGESMELPGGQGTVKFEGIERWATFSITHQPGSGLALAGAVAAIAGLAGSLFIRRRRIWVRATRGKDGVTVVEMAGLGRSESANLPEELAVLAGALHEQAPSAAPAAPAADTEPDSDPEPAEPAEEVEGERA; encoded by the coding sequence ATGACTGCGACCGACAAGGCGTCCCCCGAGGCGCCCCACGACTCCGCCGCCACCGAGGCAGCCGCCGAAGCAGCTGCCGAAGCCGAAGCTTCCACCGAGGCAGCCGCCGAAGCCGAGGCCTCCACCGAGGCAGCCGCCGGCGCGCAGCTGTCCACCGCCCCCCTGGAGGACGCCCCCGGCGGCCCCGTGGGCATCGGGGTGCTCGGCTGGGCCCGCTGGTTCTGGCGGCAGCTCACCTCCATGCGCGTCGCGCTGATCCTGCTCTTCCTGCTGTCGCTGGCGTCCATCCCGGGCTCGCTGATCCCGCAGAACCAGGTCGACCTGATGAAGGTCGCCGGCTGGAAGAAGGAGCACCCCTCCTGGGTGACCGTCGCCGAGAAGCTCCAGCTCTTCGACGTCTACAGCTCGGTGTGGTTCTCCGCGATCTACCTGCTGCTGTTCATCTCGCTGATCGGCTGCATCCTGCCGCGCTCCTGGCAGTTCGTCGGCCAGCTCACCGGCCGGCCGCCGGCCGCGCCCAAGCGGCTCGACCGGATGCCCGCGTACACGACCTGGCGCACCGACAGCTCCCCGGACGAGGTGCTCGCCTCCGCGCGCGGCCTGCTCGGCCGCCGCCGCTTCCGTACGGAGGCCGGCGCGGGATCGGGGCGGGGACAGGGGTCGGGATCGGTCTCGGCCGAGAAGGGCTACCTGCGCGAGGCCGGGAACCTGATGTTCCACGTGGCGCTCATCGTGATGCTGATCGCCTTCGCCTGGGGCCAGTACTTCAAGTCCGAGGGCGGCAAGCTCGTCCTGCGCGGCAAGGGCTTCTCGAACACGCTCACCCAGTACGACGACTTCAAGTCCGGCGGCCTCTTCGACCCGGACGACCTGCCGCCCTTCTCCTTCACCCTGGACAAGTTCGACGCCACCTTCGAGCGCACGGGCCCGCAGACGGGCACCCCGCGCGACTTCAAGGCGTACGTCACCTTCAGCGACGGCGCGCACGGCAAGCCGGAGAAGCGCGAGATCCAGGTCAACAAGCCCCTGGCGGTGGACGGCTCCAAGGTCTACCTGCTCGGCCACGGCTTCGCGCCGGTCATCTCGGTGACCGACCCCACCGGCAAGGTGATCTACAAGGACGCCGTGCCGATGCTGCCGCAGGACGGCAACCTCACGTCCTCCGGGGCCGTCAAGGTCACCGACGGGTACAAGAACAAGGACGGGAAGTCCGAGCAGCTCGGCTTCCAGACCTGGTTCATCCCGACCTACGCCGGCCAGGGCAAGGGCACGATGCTCTCCCAGTTCCCGGAACTGGACAATCCGGCGATGACGCTCAACGCGTACCACGGCAGCCTCGGCGTGGACTCCGGCCTGCCGCAGAACGTCTACCAGCTCGACACGGCCAAGATGGAGATGTTCAAGGACGAGAAGGGCGAGCTCTTCAAGAAGCTGCTCAAGCCCGGCGAGTCCATGGAACTGCCCGGCGGCCAGGGCACCGTCAAGTTCGAGGGCATCGAGCGCTGGGCGACCTTCTCGATCACCCACCAGCCCGGCAGCGGTCTCGCCCTCGCGGGCGCCGTCGCCGCGATCGCGGGCCTCGCGGGCTCCCTCTTCATCCGGCGCCGCCGGATCTGGGTGCGCGCGACCCGCGGCAAGGACGGCGTGACCGTCGTCGAGATGGCGGGCCTGGGCCGCAGCGAGTCCGCCAACCTCCCCGAGGAGCTGGCGGTCCTGGCCGGCGCGCTCCACGAGCAGGCGCCGAGCGCGGCGCCCGCGGCACCTGCCGCCGATACCGAACCCGATTCCGATCCCGAACCCGCAGAACCTGCCGAAGAAGTCGAAGGGGAGCGCGCGTGA